A window of the Desulfobacula toluolica Tol2 genome harbors these coding sequences:
- a CDS encoding transposase — MINIGYSIQLKEAVLKKVLQGNKPHHEIAKELGVGRSTIGKWLREYKQNGSIKLKSKEKRPKDWTAEERISAIIKIGSMTADERTAWCLKNGIFIHNLDQWKKDAISAIIPKANKEQIEEHKNLKKEIVALKKDLSRKDKALAETAALLVLKKKPRKSGWSQRTIDQSRRQKNCAEIDFRGL, encoded by the coding sequence GTGATAAATATAGGATATTCTATTCAATTAAAAGAAGCTGTGTTAAAAAAGGTGTTACAGGGAAACAAACCCCACCATGAAATTGCAAAAGAATTAGGTGTTGGCCGGTCTACAATCGGTAAATGGTTAAGAGAATACAAACAAAACGGAAGCATAAAATTGAAATCAAAAGAAAAACGCCCCAAAGACTGGACAGCCGAAGAACGTATTTCAGCAATAATTAAAATAGGTTCCATGACTGCTGACGAACGCACTGCCTGGTGCCTCAAAAATGGTATTTTTATACATAATTTGGACCAGTGGAAAAAAGATGCCATATCAGCAATAATCCCGAAGGCGAATAAAGAACAAATTGAAGAACACAAAAATCTTAAAAAAGAAATCGTTGCTCTAAAAAAAGACCTGTCCCGTAAAGACAAAGCTCTGGCAGAAACAGCAGCCTTGCTGGTTCTTAAAAAAAAGCCCAGGAAATCTGGGTGGAGTCAGAGGACGATTGATCAGTCAAGAAGACAAAAAAACTGTGCTGAAATTGATTTCAGAGGCCTGTAA
- a CDS encoding COG3415 family protein, producing MLKLISEACKSGARKSKAAQLLGLTIRTLQRWSKNGLLDSRKGSRADPGNKLSDDEKTRIANVLESPEFAESNPNQIVPILAYQGIYLGSESTMYRILSPSFRPNVKIYYNYSLLYF from the coding sequence GTGCTGAAATTGATTTCAGAGGCCTGTAAATCAGGGGCACGAAAAAGCAAGGCAGCCCAATTATTGGGACTGACCATTCGAACCCTTCAGCGGTGGAGTAAAAATGGCCTATTGGACAGCCGAAAAGGCTCCCGAGCCGACCCTGGTAACAAATTGTCTGATGATGAAAAGACCCGGATAGCCAATGTATTAGAGTCGCCTGAATTTGCTGAGTCCAATCCAAATCAGATCGTACCAATACTTGCTTACCAGGGAATTTATCTGGGTTCTGAATCAACCATGTACAGAATTCTTAGCCCATCTTTTCGACCTAATGTTAAAATCTACTATAATTACAGCTTGTTATATTTTTAA
- a CDS encoding IS110 family RNA-guided transposase: MTKRSNSTLIQIVHPICCGLDVHKDKISVCLITVDDNGKEQHEIQEYSSFTQDLQKMKTWLIENNCPIVAMESTGVYWHPVYNTIEDTMEVVLVNARHIKNVPGRKTDICDSKWLAGLLRHGLVKGSFIPPEHVREWRELSRLRKTYTESLADYKRRVHKLFITANIKIDSIVSDLFGLTGLNLIELLCKNDELTLEKVQECTKGSLKKKIPELYRSLHGYFKDHHQFQLIGMMEAINMFQRQIDQINARLELLTRDHNDLLERLDEVPGIDKKSAQSIIGEVGITLAEFKTMSAFVSWAGLCPGNNESAGKRKSGRNAVRNHPFKTILVQAAWAAIKKKGSYYKAKYYKLKSRRGARKAIVAIAHRMAKAIYSIIKNGDRYKDLGEEYLSKPNKQRMLKNLAKKADGLGMKLVPCEG; this comes from the coding sequence ATGACCAAGAGATCAAATAGCACATTAATCCAAATTGTTCACCCAATTTGTTGCGGTTTAGATGTTCATAAAGATAAAATTTCGGTTTGTTTAATCACTGTAGATGATAATGGAAAAGAACAACACGAGATACAAGAGTATTCATCATTTACTCAAGATCTTCAGAAAATGAAAACCTGGTTAATTGAAAATAACTGTCCTATCGTGGCAATGGAAAGTACCGGAGTATATTGGCATCCGGTTTATAATACCATTGAAGATACGATGGAGGTTGTTTTGGTGAATGCCAGGCATATTAAAAATGTCCCTGGCAGGAAAACAGACATTTGTGACAGTAAATGGCTTGCCGGGCTTCTTCGTCACGGATTGGTAAAAGGTAGTTTTATTCCTCCTGAACATGTCCGGGAATGGCGTGAATTATCCCGATTAAGAAAGACATATACCGAATCTCTCGCGGATTATAAGCGACGTGTTCATAAGTTGTTTATTACGGCAAATATTAAAATTGATTCAATCGTTTCTGATCTATTTGGCCTTACCGGCCTGAATCTCATTGAGTTGTTATGTAAAAACGATGAACTGACTCTGGAAAAGGTTCAGGAATGCACAAAAGGAAGCCTTAAAAAGAAGATTCCTGAATTGTATAGAAGCCTCCATGGGTATTTTAAAGATCACCATCAATTTCAACTGATTGGCATGATGGAGGCCATTAATATGTTTCAACGGCAGATTGACCAAATTAATGCCAGGCTGGAATTGCTGACACGAGACCACAATGATTTGCTGGAAAGATTAGATGAAGTTCCCGGAATCGATAAAAAATCAGCACAATCCATTATTGGAGAAGTCGGGATTACACTGGCTGAATTCAAAACCATGTCAGCCTTTGTTTCATGGGCGGGATTGTGCCCTGGAAACAATGAAAGCGCAGGTAAAAGGAAAAGTGGCCGAAACGCGGTTCGAAATCATCCATTTAAAACGATTTTAGTCCAGGCTGCATGGGCAGCGATTAAGAAAAAGGGATCATACTACAAGGCCAAATATTATAAACTGAAGTCCAGACGGGGTGCCAGAAAAGCAATTGTTGCCATAGCCCATAGGATGGCAAAAGCCATTTACAGCATCATCAAAAATGGCGACAGGTATAAAGACCTTGGAGAAGAGTATTTAAGCAAGCCCAATAAGCAAAGAATGTTGAAAAATTTGGCCAAAAAGGCGGATGGATTAGGAATGAAACTCGTGCCTTGTGAAGGTTAA